In Amycolatopsis sp. FBCC-B4732, the genomic stretch CGCTACGGCAAGAGCGTGCACGCCGACCTCGTCAAGGAGGCGCTGCACCGCGGGCACGGCGACCTCGCCGACTCGGTGTACGGCATGGCCGTGCTCTACGCGCTGGACCGCAGCGGCGCCGCGGACGACATCCGCGCGCTGCGGGACACCCACGACGTCGTCCTGCTCGACCGGTACGTCGCTTCGAACGCCGCGTACGCGGCCGCGCGGCTGCGCCAGGACGCGACCGGCGACGTCGTGCGGTGGGTGTGGGAGCTGGAAGTCGACCGCTTCGGCTTGCCCCGCCCGGACGCGCACCTGCTGCTGCGGGTCGCGCCCGCGGTGGCGGCCGAGCGCGCCGAACGCCGCGCCGCGGCGGAGACCGACCGCGAGCGCGACGCCTTCGAAACCGACGACGGCCTGCAGCAGCGCTGCGCCGCCGTGTACGACGAGCTGGCCGCGTCGGGCTGGCTCGCGCCTTGGCACGTCCTGGACGGCGTCGCGGGTGTCGACCACGAAACGCTCGCGACGACGGTGCTAGGTCAGTAGCCGCGCCGGGTCGAACCGCTCGATCGGGTACGGGGTGGTGCCGTCGACGACCAGGTCCGCGAGGACCTCGCCGACCACCGGCGCGAACTTGAAGCCGTGGCCGGAAAAGCCGCAGGCGAGCACGACCCGTTCCTCGGAAGGGTGCGGTGCCAGCACGAAGCT encodes the following:
- a CDS encoding dTMP kinase codes for the protein MVIEGLDGAGKRTLTDGLTAALGAQGASVASLAFPRYGKSVHADLVKEALHRGHGDLADSVYGMAVLYALDRSGAADDIRALRDTHDVVLLDRYVASNAAYAAARLRQDATGDVVRWVWELEVDRFGLPRPDAHLLLRVAPAVAAERAERRAAAETDRERDAFETDDGLQQRCAAVYDELAASGWLAPWHVLDGVAGVDHETLATTVLGQ